From Candidatus Manganitrophus noduliformans, one genomic window encodes:
- a CDS encoding transposase: protein MALEIDDIERFPHSAKLAAYAGLVPSTYSSGGKTYHGHLLRMTNKWLKWALVEAVWTSIRHSAYCRLFFDDRKRRKGPNTAIVALARRLSEIVWHVLKEKRVYEERPCRPQMGLPHKKVAPATLTKN from the coding sequence GTGGCCCTCGAGATCGACGATATTGAGCGCTTTCCTCATTCGGCGAAGCTTGCGGCCTACGCCGGTTTGGTTCCCTCGACCTATTCTTCGGGAGGCAAAACCTATCATGGGCATTTGTTGCGGATGACCAATAAGTGGTTGAAATGGGCCCTGGTGGAAGCCGTCTGGACGTCGATCCGACACTCGGCCTACTGCCGTCTTTTCTTTGACGATCGCAAACGTCGTAAGGGCCCGAACACGGCCATTGTTGCCCTGGCCCGGCGCTTGAGTGAGATCGTCTGGCATGTGTTGAAGGAAAAACGGGTTTATGAGGAAAGACCTTGTCGACCCCAAATGGGTCTTCCTCACAAAAAGGTTGCCCCCGCTACTCTCACAAAAAACTAG
- a CDS encoding IS110 family transposase, with translation MLEAQVASVTLAHPLKVRAIAEAKVKTDRIDSEILAQLLRADLIPAAYIPGKETRASKEMIRQRVFLVRTRTRLKNRIHVLLDRLHVPLPVVSDLFGKKGVSYLKQLKLAGVDQELLREDLELLEALNQLIKEAEGEINRLLSSDARVQLLATVPGLGAHPGRGGGPRDRRY, from the coding sequence GTGCTGGAAGCCCAGGTAGCCTCGGTGACCCTGGCCCATCCGCTGAAGGTGCGTGCGATTGCGGAGGCAAAGGTGAAGACCGATCGAATCGATTCCGAAATCCTGGCCCAACTTCTGCGTGCAGACCTGATTCCGGCCGCTTATATCCCGGGAAAAGAAACCCGCGCCTCTAAAGAGATGATCCGGCAGAGGGTCTTTCTGGTACGCACGCGCACCCGCCTCAAAAATCGTATTCACGTGCTTCTGGATCGGCTGCATGTTCCGCTCCCCGTGGTCAGCGACCTCTTCGGGAAAAAGGGTGTCAGCTACCTCAAGCAGCTGAAGCTTGCTGGGGTGGATCAGGAGTTGTTGCGGGAGGACTTGGAGCTTCTGGAGGCGCTTAATCAATTGATCAAGGAGGCAGAAGGGGAAATCAACCGTCTGCTCTCTTCGGATGCGCGGGTGCAGCTGCTTGCAACGGTTCCAGGTCTGGGGGCCCATCCTGGCCGCGGTGGTGGCCCTCGAGATCGACGATATTGA
- a CDS encoding cation diffusion facilitator family transporter, whose protein sequence is MWFAECPPTPQKSYGYYRIEILSALVNAVILIFISFYILYEAYQRLIAPPPILALPMMAVAVVGLIVNLIGMRLLHAGSKESLNLKGAYLEVLSDMLSSIGVIIAAIVMLTTGWYLADPIISVGIGLFILPRTWSLLKQAVNILMEAAPEHIDLGEVGKAMVSVEGVDEVHNLHVWTLTSGKYALSAHVTISKLQDWPAIQHSLEALLADRRQTQGGWRKIVHDDCCRI, encoded by the coding sequence ATGTGGTTCGCCGAATGCCCTCCGACACCTCAGAAGAGCTACGGCTATTATCGTATCGAGATCTTGTCCGCGCTGGTCAACGCCGTCATCCTGATCTTCATTTCATTTTATATTCTGTATGAAGCCTACCAGCGCTTGATCGCCCCTCCTCCCATTTTGGCGCTTCCGATGATGGCGGTGGCGGTCGTGGGGCTGATTGTCAATCTCATCGGCATGCGCCTCCTGCACGCCGGCTCCAAAGAGAGCCTGAATCTGAAAGGGGCTTACCTGGAGGTCCTCAGCGACATGCTCAGCTCAATCGGAGTCATCATCGCTGCGATCGTGATGCTCACCACCGGCTGGTACCTGGCCGATCCGATCATCAGTGTCGGGATCGGTCTGTTCATCCTCCCCCGTACCTGGAGCCTGCTCAAACAGGCGGTCAATATTCTCATGGAGGCGGCTCCTGAACATATCGATTTAGGAGAAGTTGGAAAGGCGATGGTCTCCGTTGAAGGAGTCGACGAGGTGCACAACCTGCACGTCTGGACACTTACTTCGGGCAAATATGCTTTGAGCGCTCATGTGACGATCTCCAAGCTTCAGGACTGGCCCGCCATACAGCATTCGCTCGAAGCACTCCTCGCCGACCGTAGGCAAACTCAGGGTGGCTGGAGGAAGATAGTGCATGATGATTGCTGCCGCATCTAG
- a CDS encoding type II toxin-antitoxin system RelE/ParE family toxin, translating into MAKRPHAIAWTNPALQNLLEIAQYIQADNPAAARKLVKQIKTKVSRLARFPNSGRFVPEFPSSGLRELIVENYRIIYRILPGKSTVQILTVRHGARSFTLPKPLPVERARPDDDK; encoded by the coding sequence ATGGCTAAGCGGCCTCACGCCATTGCCTGGACGAATCCTGCACTTCAGAACTTATTGGAAATTGCGCAATATATCCAAGCCGACAATCCTGCCGCTGCCAGAAAGCTCGTCAAGCAGATCAAAACAAAGGTGTCCCGCCTGGCTCGGTTTCCGAACTCAGGCCGCTTCGTGCCGGAATTTCCGTCCTCGGGTCTCCGCGAGTTGATCGTAGAGAACTACCGTATCATTTACAGGATCCTACCCGGAAAATCAACGGTCCAGATCCTTACCGTACGGCACGGTGCAAGGTCCTTTACTCTCCCGAAGCCCTTACCCGTTGAAAGAGCGCGTCCTGACGATGATAAATAA
- a CDS encoding type II toxin-antitoxin system Phd/YefM family antitoxin — MKAKLTEDIIPVTDFRTNAAELLEKIKKTRRPLILTQRGRSAAVVEDMREYEDRLERLELLEAIVRGLQAAERGEVVSHEDAMRRLDSLLNG; from the coding sequence ATGAAAGCAAAACTGACCGAGGACATCATTCCCGTAACCGATTTTCGCACCAATGCAGCCGAGCTGCTCGAGAAGATCAAAAAAACCCGTCGCCCGTTGATCCTTACTCAGCGGGGCCGGTCCGCCGCAGTCGTCGAGGATATGAGGGAGTATGAGGATCGACTCGAGCGCTTGGAACTGCTGGAAGCGATCGTCCGTGGGCTTCAAGCGGCCGAGCGAGGCGAAGTGGTCTCGCACGAGGATGCGATGCGGCGACTGGATTCGCTGCTAAATGGCTAA
- a CDS encoding phosphatase PAP2 family protein: protein MIDRAFSSQMPRTSDFIKGRFRTGPWYGLNLTIGLVSLLLAILSFGEIVDALTDQETLFYLDFRIQRIVERITTPSLTRWMVDITNYGGIYLTAGVALFLFIFLLKRRNGWDLLSLFLAAGVGGVILGLMKLLFHRSRPIPQEINTKGFGFPSGHAFMAITVYGFLVYITWKEAKNTAIRLTVTAFAFLVILLVGFSRIYLNVHWLTDVLGGYAAGATMLIIAILIINTLKSAI from the coding sequence TTGATTGATCGTGCCTTCTCCTCCCAAATGCCAAGGACATCAGATTTCATTAAAGGCCGTTTCCGGACCGGGCCGTGGTACGGATTGAATCTCACAATCGGATTGGTCTCCCTGCTCCTTGCGATCCTCTCTTTCGGGGAAATTGTCGATGCCCTAACCGATCAGGAAACACTTTTTTACCTCGACTTCCGGATACAAAGGATCGTGGAGAGGATCACAACCCCCTCTCTCACCAGATGGATGGTGGATATCACCAATTATGGAGGAATCTATCTGACCGCAGGTGTCGCCCTCTTTCTTTTCATCTTTCTTCTAAAAAGAAGGAATGGATGGGATCTGCTTTCTTTGTTTCTCGCAGCCGGAGTCGGTGGTGTGATTCTGGGCCTTATGAAATTGCTTTTCCATAGATCACGTCCCATCCCGCAGGAAATCAATACGAAAGGATTTGGTTTCCCGAGTGGACACGCCTTTATGGCGATAACGGTATACGGATTTCTCGTTTATATCACCTGGAAGGAAGCGAAAAACACCGCCATCAGACTGACCGTGACCGCTTTCGCCTTTCTCGTGATACTCCTGGTTGGATTCAGCCGGATTTATCTCAATGTGCATTGGCTCACCGATGTGCTCGGGGGCTATGCGGCAGGGGCCACAATGCTGATTATCGCTATCCTGATAATCAATACGTTGAAATCTGCTATATGA
- a CDS encoding cation-translocating P-type ATPase: MRRKILEVGALCNDVIEKDRALTGDPLEVALVQAAREEELDLGVLRRTHALRNEFTFDNHRKRMSVVCGENDAFWIGVKGAPEAILERSIHQATEGSERPLTEADRQAFLNAAARMAAAGLRVIGFAEKREERIPLSQDEAESGLIFIGLAGLADPPRLEAKGAIEACRRAGIRLVMMTGDHPLTARAIAGQVGFDADAQLLTGPEIDLLSADELREKIGEVSLYTGISPEHKLRIVEAFRERGERVAVTGDGINDAPALAAANIGVAMGETGTDVAREAADVVLSDDNFATIVHAIEEGRTLFANLKKGVRYYLACKVALISITLVPVLLRVPAPFAPIQIILMELFMDLAASATFVTELAEANLMTLPPRDPKAPFMDRAMIGSILIPAAGLFAAVSICYLASWYGGAETVRAQTVAFVTWLLGHLFLALNLRTEREPLLRLGLFTNRSMNGWVAATAAFILITTLVPAARLVFRTAPLSASDWLLAIGTAAIGTFWIELFKWFAMGRDRDGKQNH; the protein is encoded by the coding sequence ATGCGCCGGAAAATATTGGAAGTGGGCGCGCTTTGCAACGATGTAATTGAAAAGGATAGGGCGCTGACCGGAGATCCCCTGGAGGTCGCCTTGGTCCAGGCGGCGCGCGAGGAGGAACTCGACTTGGGGGTCTTGCGCAGGACCCATGCCTTGCGAAACGAATTTACTTTCGATAACCACCGGAAGAGAATGTCGGTGGTCTGCGGTGAAAACGATGCCTTCTGGATCGGCGTCAAGGGAGCGCCGGAGGCGATCCTGGAGCGCTCCATTCATCAGGCGACGGAAGGAAGCGAGCGCCCTTTGACCGAGGCCGATCGGCAGGCCTTCCTGAACGCGGCGGCGAGGATGGCGGCCGCGGGACTGCGCGTCATCGGCTTCGCCGAGAAGAGGGAGGAGAGGATTCCGCTTTCCCAGGACGAAGCGGAATCCGGTCTTATCTTCATCGGCCTGGCGGGGCTGGCCGATCCTCCGCGGCTCGAGGCAAAGGGGGCGATCGAAGCCTGCCGGAGAGCCGGCATTCGCCTTGTGATGATGACCGGGGACCATCCCTTGACCGCGCGTGCCATCGCCGGTCAGGTCGGATTCGATGCCGATGCCCAACTCCTGACCGGACCGGAAATCGATTTACTTTCCGCCGACGAACTACGAGAGAAGATCGGCGAGGTCTCCCTCTACACGGGCATCAGCCCAGAGCACAAGCTTCGGATCGTGGAGGCCTTCCGCGAGCGAGGGGAGCGGGTGGCCGTCACCGGAGATGGAATCAACGATGCGCCGGCGCTCGCCGCCGCCAACATTGGAGTCGCCATGGGAGAGACCGGAACCGACGTCGCCCGAGAGGCGGCCGATGTTGTTTTGTCGGATGACAACTTCGCCACGATCGTTCATGCGATCGAGGAGGGGCGCACTCTCTTCGCCAACCTCAAGAAAGGGGTCCGCTATTATCTCGCCTGCAAAGTGGCCCTTATCTCGATCACCCTCGTCCCTGTCCTTCTGCGCGTTCCGGCCCCCTTCGCTCCGATCCAGATCATTCTGATGGAGCTCTTCATGGATCTGGCCGCGTCGGCAACCTTCGTGACGGAGCTGGCCGAGGCGAATCTGATGACGCTTCCACCCCGCGACCCCAAAGCCCCCTTTATGGATCGGGCGATGATTGGAAGTATCCTCATCCCGGCCGCGGGACTCTTCGCCGCCGTCTCCATCTGTTACCTCGCCTCCTGGTATGGAGGCGCTGAGACGGTTCGAGCCCAGACTGTTGCCTTCGTGACCTGGCTTCTAGGGCATCTCTTCCTGGCGCTCAACCTTCGGACCGAGCGGGAGCCGCTCCTGCGTTTGGGCCTCTTTACCAACCGGTCGATGAACGGATGGGTCGCTGCGACAGCCGCCTTCATCCTGATCACAACACTGGTCCCGGCAGCCCGCTTGGTCTTCAGGACGGCACCGCTCAGCGCAAGCGATTGGCTGCTGGCCATCGGCACGGCAGCAATAGGCACCTTTTGGATTGAGCTCTTTAAGTGGTTTGCAATGGGAAGGGATCGGGATGGAAAACAGAATCATTGA
- a CDS encoding HAD-IC family P-type ATPase gives MPWHALASEEVAGHFEVDPHLGLSESEACERLARYGPNRLLEERREPLWEVLLEEIREPMILLLLATGVLYALWGGLTDALTIFFVILALVGVEIFNERRAEKAIAALGKLAEPTASVCRGRNPLEISSEEIVPGDLILLRAGQRVPAGARIIRAFGLAADESALTGESAPVEKEADLLLPEATPLAERRNLVFAGTMITRGRGTAIAVATGIAAELGRVARMTRAVKPLRTPLQQAMNEMTRWMVWLAFGFSLAVPLFGWLLAGQSLRQMLLTGLSLVFATIPEEMPIIISMVLALGAYRLSKRRAIVRKLRAVETLGAVTVIAADKTGTLTENRMKGQPIPSGIDAPENIGSGRALQRCN, from the coding sequence ATGCCATGGCATGCCCTCGCTTCGGAGGAGGTGGCGGGGCACTTCGAAGTCGATCCTCATCTGGGGCTTAGTGAATCGGAGGCGTGCGAGCGCCTTGCCCGGTATGGACCCAATCGTCTCCTCGAAGAGCGGCGAGAGCCTCTCTGGGAGGTCCTTTTGGAAGAGATCCGCGAGCCGATGATCCTTCTTCTTCTCGCTACAGGCGTCCTCTACGCTCTCTGGGGCGGATTGACCGACGCGCTCACGATCTTTTTCGTAATCCTGGCCCTTGTCGGGGTAGAAATCTTCAACGAGCGGCGCGCGGAGAAGGCGATCGCCGCGTTGGGCAAACTGGCCGAACCGACGGCTTCCGTTTGCCGAGGGAGGAATCCCCTTGAAATTTCTTCTGAAGAGATCGTACCGGGGGATCTGATTCTCCTTCGGGCCGGGCAGCGGGTCCCGGCCGGTGCGCGCATCATCAGGGCCTTTGGCTTGGCGGCGGATGAATCGGCGCTGACGGGGGAGTCGGCTCCTGTGGAAAAAGAAGCCGATCTCCTCCTACCAGAAGCCACCCCCCTCGCAGAGCGTCGCAACCTTGTCTTTGCGGGGACGATGATCACACGCGGTCGGGGGACCGCCATCGCGGTGGCGACCGGGATAGCGGCCGAGCTGGGCCGCGTCGCCCGCATGACCCGAGCGGTAAAGCCTCTCCGCACCCCGCTTCAGCAGGCGATGAATGAGATGACCCGCTGGATGGTCTGGCTCGCCTTCGGGTTCAGCCTGGCCGTGCCGCTATTCGGATGGCTGCTGGCGGGACAATCTCTGAGACAGATGCTCTTGACCGGCCTCTCCCTGGTCTTCGCGACGATTCCGGAAGAGATGCCGATTATCATTTCGATGGTTCTGGCCCTCGGCGCTTATCGTCTCTCCAAACGGCGGGCCATCGTCCGGAAGCTGCGCGCGGTTGAAACGCTGGGGGCCGTCACCGTCATCGCCGCCGACAAGACCGGCACCCTGACGGAGAACCGGATGAAAGGTCAGCCGATTCCATCCGGAATCGATGCGCCGGAAAATATTGGAAGTGGGCGCGCTTTGCAACGATGTAATTGA
- a CDS encoding efflux RND transporter permease subunit, translating into MIDRLIESALRQRIVILVGALLLVVLGLYAFRVLPIDAFPDVTNIQVQVITEAPGRSPIEVEQLFTYPIEVQMTGLPKLSELRSLSKFGLSVVTVVFEDNVDLYFARQLVLERLIEAKEKLPAGAEPTMGPISTGLGEIYQYTLERPSGGEHPSDPEADLMELRTIEDWIVRPILKTVPGVTDVNAFGGFVKEYQVLVDPDRLRKYDLTLREVFESVARNNTNAGGNVMERSSERFLIRGVGLIKELQDIRDIVVKAEKGTPTFVKDVAEVRVGPAVREGALVKDGKGEGVAGIVMMIRGGSGMEVVAGVKKKVEEINRNKILPGGVTIKPFYDRTDLVEKSVHTVTRALEEGAILLAIVLYLFLRNLRGALVVALTLPLAVLSTFIVMWKTGLSANLMSLGGLAISLGMIVDAAIIQVENVQRHLSEHPEGKPNKLQIVLRAILEVRKPSLFGELIIAITFIPIITLQGMEGKMFAPLAFTVVIALLSSLLLSMSVIPVFCFLFLKKGEETESFLVRGANRIYLPLLSWSLRHRIGILSGAIFLLAGSVALVPFLGTEFIPSLDEGSLSPAVIRLPSVSLPESIEMEKKVQQVLLKFPEAETIVSKLGAAEIATDPQGPNLSDPILILKPRNQWKSARTKKELVEKMREALDQIPGISYSISQPIAMRVDELISGIKSQVAIKVFGDDLDLLEAKAEEIARVISKVRGVADLRVEQTAGQPYMTIEIDRRKIARYGINVADIQEIIETAIGGKKATEVFEGERRFGLVVRFPEDKRNSLEAISAILVSSPSGARIPLAELTKLSIVDGPAQISRENSKRRIVVEFNVEGRDIGSLVSESQRLIREKVNLPEGYYLAWGGAFENQQRAMKRLMIIVPLVMGLIFFLLFMTFNSLHHAALIILNLPFALIGGILGLLLSGFYLSVPASVGFISLFGVAVLNGVVLVTYMNQLAEEGLPLREAILKGCERRLRPVLMTASVAILGLIPMLFATGPGSEIQKPLATVVIGGLISSTLLTLLVLPTLYDWLEGHHGRKEVSSIEEESHL; encoded by the coding sequence ATGATCGACCGCTTGATTGAATCTGCGCTGCGCCAACGGATCGTGATTCTGGTTGGCGCGTTGCTCCTGGTCGTCTTGGGCCTCTATGCTTTCCGTGTCCTCCCGATCGACGCCTTTCCGGACGTGACCAATATTCAGGTTCAGGTAATCACGGAGGCGCCGGGCCGCTCTCCCATTGAGGTGGAGCAACTCTTCACCTATCCGATTGAAGTTCAGATGACGGGCCTTCCGAAGCTTTCTGAACTTCGGTCGCTCTCGAAGTTCGGCCTCTCGGTGGTGACCGTGGTCTTTGAGGATAATGTCGATCTTTACTTCGCCAGACAGCTTGTGTTGGAGAGACTCATTGAAGCGAAGGAGAAGCTTCCGGCCGGCGCGGAGCCGACAATGGGGCCGATTTCCACCGGTTTGGGGGAGATCTATCAGTACACATTGGAAAGGCCTTCCGGAGGGGAGCACCCTTCCGACCCCGAAGCGGATCTGATGGAGCTCAGAACGATCGAGGATTGGATCGTCCGGCCGATTCTCAAGACGGTCCCCGGTGTTACCGATGTCAACGCCTTCGGCGGGTTTGTCAAAGAGTACCAGGTCTTGGTCGATCCCGACCGGCTCAGAAAATATGACCTCACCCTGCGAGAGGTGTTCGAGAGCGTGGCGCGGAACAATACCAATGCCGGAGGCAACGTTATGGAACGCTCCTCTGAGCGTTTTCTGATCCGGGGGGTCGGCCTGATCAAAGAGCTACAGGATATCCGCGACATTGTCGTTAAGGCCGAGAAGGGCACGCCGACCTTCGTGAAAGACGTGGCCGAAGTCAGGGTCGGACCGGCGGTCAGGGAAGGCGCTCTGGTCAAAGACGGAAAAGGGGAGGGAGTTGCCGGGATCGTGATGATGATCCGCGGCGGCAGTGGAATGGAGGTTGTCGCCGGAGTCAAAAAGAAGGTGGAGGAAATCAATCGGAACAAAATCCTCCCGGGCGGGGTGACGATCAAGCCCTTCTACGACCGGACCGATCTGGTTGAGAAAAGCGTTCACACCGTCACGCGCGCACTGGAGGAAGGGGCGATTTTGTTGGCCATCGTGCTTTATCTGTTTTTGCGGAATCTCCGAGGGGCGCTGGTGGTGGCGCTGACCCTGCCGCTGGCGGTCCTCTCCACATTCATCGTGATGTGGAAGACAGGCCTCTCCGCAAATCTGATGTCGCTCGGAGGCTTGGCGATCTCGCTCGGGATGATCGTCGATGCCGCGATCATTCAGGTTGAAAATGTTCAGAGGCATCTTTCGGAGCATCCGGAAGGGAAACCAAACAAATTACAGATAGTTCTGCGGGCGATCTTGGAGGTTCGAAAGCCGAGCCTCTTCGGAGAATTGATCATCGCGATCACCTTCATTCCGATTATAACCTTGCAGGGAATGGAGGGAAAGATGTTCGCCCCCTTGGCGTTCACCGTGGTGATCGCGCTTCTCTCCTCCCTTCTGCTCTCGATGTCGGTGATCCCGGTTTTTTGTTTCTTATTCCTGAAAAAGGGAGAAGAGACGGAGAGCTTCCTCGTCCGGGGGGCAAATAGAATCTATCTGCCGCTCTTGAGCTGGTCGCTGCGGCATCGAATTGGGATTCTCTCCGGTGCGATCTTTTTGTTGGCCGGAAGCGTGGCGCTGGTTCCATTCCTCGGAACCGAATTTATCCCCTCTTTGGATGAGGGCTCGTTGAGTCCCGCGGTGATCCGTCTTCCCAGCGTCTCTTTGCCGGAATCGATTGAGATGGAAAAGAAGGTCCAGCAGGTGCTGCTGAAATTTCCGGAGGCCGAGACGATCGTCTCGAAGCTCGGAGCGGCGGAAATCGCCACCGATCCGCAGGGGCCGAATCTCAGCGATCCGATTCTGATTCTCAAACCGAGAAACCAGTGGAAGAGCGCTCGGACCAAAAAGGAGCTGGTTGAGAAGATGCGGGAGGCGCTTGATCAAATTCCCGGGATCTCCTACAGCATCTCTCAACCGATTGCGATGCGGGTCGATGAATTGATTTCGGGGATCAAATCCCAGGTTGCAATTAAGGTCTTCGGCGATGATCTGGACCTTCTAGAAGCGAAGGCCGAAGAGATCGCCCGGGTAATCTCCAAGGTTCGCGGAGTCGCCGATCTGCGGGTGGAGCAGACCGCCGGCCAGCCCTACATGACAATCGAGATTGACCGGAGGAAGATCGCGCGATACGGCATCAATGTCGCCGACATTCAGGAAATCATCGAGACCGCCATCGGCGGAAAGAAGGCGACGGAAGTTTTTGAAGGGGAGCGACGGTTTGGTCTGGTCGTGCGATTCCCGGAGGATAAGCGAAACAGCCTGGAGGCGATCAGCGCGATCCTCGTCAGCAGTCCGAGCGGCGCTCGGATTCCGCTGGCGGAGTTGACCAAACTCTCTATCGTGGACGGCCCGGCGCAGATCAGCCGCGAGAATAGCAAGCGGAGGATCGTCGTGGAATTCAATGTGGAGGGGAGAGATATCGGAAGCCTGGTTTCGGAAAGTCAGAGACTCATTCGCGAGAAGGTTAACCTGCCGGAGGGATATTACCTCGCCTGGGGCGGGGCGTTTGAGAATCAACAGCGGGCGATGAAACGGCTGATGATCATTGTCCCTCTTGTCATGGGTCTGATCTTTTTTCTGCTTTTTATGACCTTTAACTCTCTTCATCACGCCGCGCTCATTATCCTGAATCTTCCGTTCGCGTTGATCGGTGGAATTTTGGGGCTCCTCCTCTCCGGGTTTTATCTGTCGGTGCCGGCTTCCGTCGGATTTATTTCACTCTTCGGAGTCGCGGTCTTAAACGGGGTCGTCTTGGTCACCTATATGAATCAGCTTGCGGAAGAGGGGCTTCCGCTCCGGGAGGCGATCTTAAAAGGATGCGAGCGGCGGCTTCGCCCGGTGCTGATGACTGCCTCGGTCGCCATCCTGGGGCTGATTCCGATGCTCTTTGCAACAGGACCGGGTTCGGAGATTCAGAAGCCGCTGGCCACGGTCGTCATCGGCGGCCTGATCTCTTCGACCCTTTTAACTTTATTGGTCCTCCCAACCCTCTATGATTGGCTGGAAGGGCATCACGGGAGAAAAGAGGTGTCAAGCATTGAGGAGGAATCCCATCTCTGA
- a CDS encoding efflux RND transporter periplasmic adaptor subunit, whose amino-acid sequence MAKEESGLILLSPESQALAEIKTEEVMPRHLSIELEASGTIQVNENRLTRVGSRIPGRVIEVAAGLGDYVRSGDSLATVDSPELGQAQSEYLTVRAKLLVAKNAYERARRLVEGKVISTGEFQRREGEYRAIQAEGQASQARLQLLGMTHEEMRALESQNTIRSQVVIPSPLSGTVIGRDVTRGEMVEPARTLFTIADLSTLWGIAGIPEKDLSTIKKGLLTEVSVPAYPQERFKGKITYLSDIIDPSTRTLKVRIEVENLRGKLKPEMFASFLILTEKTEEKLVIQESAVQREGARTIVFVAHEGGSFEKRVVGLGRRSQDYYEVASGLYPGEKVVIKGAFALKSETFKDQMEAD is encoded by the coding sequence TTGGCGAAAGAAGAAAGTGGGCTGATTCTCTTAAGCCCGGAATCCCAAGCCCTGGCAGAGATCAAAACCGAAGAAGTCATGCCCCGTCATCTGAGTATTGAGCTGGAGGCCTCCGGAACGATCCAGGTCAATGAAAACAGGTTGACTCGCGTCGGATCGCGCATCCCCGGCCGGGTGATCGAGGTGGCGGCCGGACTGGGCGATTATGTGAGGAGCGGAGACAGCCTGGCTACCGTTGACAGCCCGGAATTGGGACAGGCTCAATCCGAATATCTCACCGTCCGGGCAAAGCTGCTCGTCGCCAAGAATGCCTATGAGCGCGCCAGACGCCTCGTGGAGGGAAAGGTCATCAGCACCGGCGAATTCCAGCGGCGCGAGGGGGAGTATCGGGCCATCCAGGCGGAGGGCCAAGCCTCACAAGCTCGGCTCCAGCTGCTGGGAATGACTCATGAAGAGATGAGAGCGCTAGAAAGTCAGAACACGATTCGCTCTCAGGTCGTCATCCCTTCTCCCCTCTCCGGGACCGTCATCGGACGGGATGTGACCCGCGGAGAGATGGTGGAGCCGGCCAGAACCCTCTTTACCATTGCCGATCTTTCGACCCTTTGGGGGATCGCCGGTATTCCGGAAAAAGATCTCTCAACAATCAAAAAGGGCCTCCTGACGGAGGTCTCGGTGCCGGCTTATCCTCAAGAGCGATTCAAAGGAAAGATCACCTATCTCTCCGATATCATCGATCCCTCCACCCGGACGCTGAAAGTAAGAATCGAAGTGGAGAATCTGAGAGGGAAACTGAAGCCGGAGATGTTCGCTTCCTTCCTCATCCTAACGGAGAAGACGGAAGAGAAACTAGTGATACAGGAATCGGCGGTCCAGAGGGAAGGCGCCCGAACGATTGTTTTTGTAGCACACGAGGGAGGGAGCTTTGAGAAGCGCGTGGTTGGATTGGGGCGGAGGAGTCAAGACTACTATGAAGTCGCCTCCGGTTTATACCCTGGAGAAAAAGTTGTGATAAAGGGAGCCTTTGCCCTCAAGTCGGAAACCTTCAAGGACCAGATGGAGGCCGATTGA